Below is a genomic region from Astatotilapia calliptera chromosome 2, fAstCal1.2, whole genome shotgun sequence.
CACTCGAGTTAGTGATGTGAGAAAAGACGGGTCGTGTTAAATGAGGAATGAGTAAACAATGTTTCACAGAATAGGGAACACCTCTGTCTGCTCATGAAGGCACAAACAACACCAGCAGGTAGTGTCACTCGAGTGTGAAGAAATGTCAGACTCCCTGTTAGCAGAGAGCAACAGAAGCTTCTCGTAGTGCCACAGTTACAGTTCAGATGATAGAAGgaagttctctctctctctctctctctctctctctctcactaagCTGAAAATAGGCTGAGTTGAAGTGCGCACACATCTGACAGAAACTGACACACAGTGAGCGCTCGGCCGTGTAACGAGGGTGAGTCTGAGAATTTGATAGTTCACATTTGAGCGGTAACCGGTAACAAATAACTTCCCCGCATTGGTGCACTTTTGTTGCACTTTTAGAACAATGTGGTGACGGGAATACCTTGGCTTTTCTTCTGGTCATTTGGTgagattttagttttagttctgCATTGGTCAGAACCAAAGAAGCCTTTGCTTCCCAACCTATCATCAATATCtttcagctttgttttcatCAGTTGTCGTGATTTTCTGCGTGTACCGTCACTGCAGTACTATTTATACTGAATTAAGTTTCAGCTAGCTATATTTCCCCTAAAATATCAGGCTGTTAATGTCGCTATGTTACTAATTTCCACAACAATTAATTATTGTATGCTCCCCTTCACTCAGATTCTATCAATGTGTCTTGTTTTGGAGGTGCAAGTTTCATTTCATCGCTGGTGGTTAGGAGGTGCTGCAAACAAGACACACTACACTGCCATAAAGCAAAAAGAGAGCCTTTTTCATTTGCCTACTTATCTTATGTGCGTggtaaaatgtataaatgtgccCGAGGGGAAGGAAGCCTTCTGATAGTAGGAGTGATATATTACATGATATGTTTGCCAGCAAACAAATTTTATttagaagtaaaacaaaaaatgaatcaTGTCTAGACTGTATAGTTATATAAAATGAAAGAACTATACTACTGTATTTAGCCAGGTTTTTGGATCAACAAATCAGGCACTTGATATCCATTCCAAAGGCAAAGAGGAGTTAAATACTGTATCCAGATGACCAGGATGTAACAGCTAAGAGAAACAGATGTGCCACAGAGGCAAATGTTGGAAACCGAGGATGTTGCTGTCAGGAAAAGCAGGGCTTATGCAAACTACACCTAATCACACAGCGATATGCGCTAACACTGCATGCCTGTTCATCTCTTTCCAGATCTCCACTTTCACCTGTTGCAGTGGCACTGCTCCAACTCTATGAACAGTGGGTAGGTATTACAttctttaaaatgcttttcaaaGGAAACGAAAACACTGAATAAGTGTAAAGTTCAGCAAAACTTGAGGCTTTATCATAATGCTGAGCCAGTCACAGCTCTCAGCAGAATTACAGATGCTGTTGTAGTCGGGGTGTGAACATGCTGTTTAGTGGAGAAGCATTGTGTTACGCCATGATTACTCTTTTTAAACGTATCCATTTGTCACTTGTTCCAGTGCAGCTGAATCCTGAATGAATCATGTCAGACTCTATACTGGAAGAAGTCTTCATTAAAAGATctcaacagaagaagaagacctCACCTTTAAACTACAAAGAGAGAATGTTTGTTCTCACAGCAGAAAAAATATCCTACTATGACTTTGACACAGACAAAATGGTATGTATATAGAACTGAAGAAAGGTTCGTTTCATATTAATGTTGGCTGGCAACCTTGGGCCACCAAATAAACACTTGGCTCTTTATCTTGGACTTACCTGACTGTTTCCTCTTCTGTTAAGCAGAAGCGAAAAGGTCTGAAAGGGTCAGTTGACCTAGAGAAGATCAAGTGTGTAGAGATAGTCCAGCCAGAGCCCAATGCCCCACAAGAGCGCATGTATCCATTCCAGGTAGATATTTTTCAATCCAATTTTCATTACTGAAGTTATAAACAAGAGTCAAATGCAAATGCTTTGTACCCGATTaaactttatataaaatatacacttTGCTTgctttcactgctgtttagcttCGGGCCAGAACACGTAACAGGAAGATTATATAAGAATAGAGCTgcagaaaaagaacaacaaacactttctattaaaaaaaacacgtaCGAGCAGCACACAGCAGCATGAGTGAGGCTCTCCAAGGACTGTTCGGTGCTCCAATAGTTAACACTGTGAAAGTTAATTGTTAAGAAGTGAAACTTCCTCTCACACTCAGATGAGCTAGGGGCTTTTAGTGCCAATGTTGCCATAAATAGTAAAAGTTCAAGCTAAACATGtcttaattaaagaaaaagcaaagtaaCACTTCGTGGGTTCATGTGTTGAATTTCCGTTAACGCATTTGAAGAGACTTTTGCCACACTTGCAGCAATCTATTCTGCAATACcaaacttgaaaaaaataaagaaaaaaaatactgaaaattgCCGTCTTGCTCCGCTGTGGATTTTTCCACAGGTCATTTATGATGAAgggccactgtatatattttctAAGACTGAAGACACCCGGGTTGTGTGGATAAAGAAGCTCAAAGAATGTAAGTGTGCATGTCTATTCTCGCATTTCGTCACCGTATCTCGTATCATCTTTCATGAACATGACCATATCTTGTGTATCTGAAAAACTCTGTGGCCGTATACGTGTACAGTGGTGCGCTTCAACAGCGATCTGACGCAGAAGTACCATCCATGCTTCTGGGTTGATGGGGTGTGGTTGTGCTGCCACCAGGAAGTTAAACAGGCCAtgggttgcaaagtgcttgATAGTAAGAATGGTGAGAATTAGACTCCCCTTAGTTTAAAGTCTAAAATGATCAGGTCctaaacttttaaattaatatatCTAATAATGCCTTCATAGGAGTGACATCACAGCTATCTCGAAGGTCAACAAGGAAGCCGCTTCCTCCAACCCCAGCAGAGGTATAGACCTAGGACTATGAGATGAACATTCACCAAGTACACACTGTTTTCTTCTATATGACAAAaagctatctttttttttttccagaaaaagcCTACTCGTCCTTTACCTCCACAGCCTCCTGACCCACCAGCGTCCTCTGCAGGCATGACTGTTGTAGCTGAGTACAGTTACACACCCATGACACCACAAGACCTGGAGCTAAGGAAGGATGAGGAGTACACCATCCTGGAAAAGTCCGATGCAAACTGGTGGAGAGCTCGAGACAAATATGGGTAAGCTGACTAGAGGTGACCCAAAGATGTCTCGTAAGAAGAGTGTGACCGCACGTAGCCCATCAGACAAATCAAAAATCAAGCGCAATCAGTTTACTCTGGAAACTTACAGTGGAGGCTAAAGTAAACCAACTGCAAGCATTATAATGAGGAAGACAGATAATCAGTGATGATTTTGAAGCACACAGATTAAAGATAATTTATATAAGAGAACGTTCAAAAAGTGGCTTCCGGGGCTACACGGCTCGTTAGTTCATAAATTTTGCATAACAAGTAGAAATGAATTTATATAATATACGATTCACTTGAATGATTTGTAAAAGTTAGAATCTGCTGGTGTTAAGAAGAAGTTCACGTTTTGCATGTGCCATCTGTtaatgttcttttcttttccagaaaAGAGGGTTATATACCAAGCAATTATGTTGTAGAAGCTGAAGATGGGCTAGAAAGATTCGAGTGAGTATCAGTGTTATTGCTTTGCCCCTAAATAGGTGTATTAATGTCACATATGgttatacattttattatttttaacctaACTCATTCTTGGTTCCTTATCTGCACTCTAATtcatttcttattgttgaacTAATACAACAACATTCAGGAAGAAttaaaaattgtttattttttttattgacagcTGGTATTGCAAGAATATGAACCGTAGTCAAGCAGAAAAACTGTTAAAGGCTGAGGTAAACCCATGACTGTCATTGCCAAAAATATGTTTCCGGACTGTGTTTAAGTCAAAACTTATGAAATATGTTGTTGTAATCAGAACAAAGATGGAGGCTTCTTGGTGCGGGACTCCAGCAAGGCTGGGAAATACACTGTGTCTCTGCTCACAAGGGGTGGCGGGTGAGTAAGCTTAGCGGTGTTAAATACTGCTACCATTTATATAGTGTATCCACTCGCTCCGGTCATGTGTGAACGCATGAAAAGAAGAACTGTTTGTAATGAAAGAGGAAACAGTGGcccacagagggagagagatgtaAATGACTTATGCAAAACTAGGACTAATGTGTCTGcggtacttttttttaaattccaagaCTGAGCTACCCTGTTCAGAACACTGAGGAGATTTTACCTAATTATGCATATATGATAAATCATTCCTGTTCGGTGGTTCCAGTGAAAACGTGCGAACTAAATCCACCCGTGTTACTCTTCTCTCTACAGGGAAGCTGTTGGAAGCTGCCGACATTATAACATCTGCACCACCCAGCAGAGCCAGTATTACTTGGCAGAAAAGCATAATTTTAACACCATCGCAGAGCTCATCAACTATCACCAGCACAACGCAGCAGGTCAATATAACTGCCCGGGCCATATGGATACATAGTCTCAGCTTTAATACTGTGGTATTTGTTACACAATAAACTCATTTTCAAATTTGGTTACGGTAACAGGAAAAAGGAAATGAGTCATAAGCAagtttgagggggggggggtagggGGCCATTGGAAATTTTGTGGgtttaattattctttttttattattaatctccactttatttaacttaaatttacagttgctttttattttcttttttaacgtCTTCTGTAGCCCTTTCACTCACATGTCAAAGCTCAATGAATTAGTTCATTCTTGCAATTCATATTCCATATTCAGTCATCTTTTCAAAAATGACTATCTTAATAGGTAATGTGGCTTTGTTATCTCCCCACTAGGCATGGTTAGCAGACTGAAACACATCGTATCTAACCGGGCACGGCCCCCATCCACAGCAGGCCTTGGTTATGGTAAGATTATGACTGCAGATGAAATTTAATTACACCTGCTTTCTTGGATTATGAAtgtattcttttttattataaCAGCTTTCAGAGAGTGTATAAAAGCTAACATGTAAGATACTGATCAttgttttaacagtgttttgtgCTATTAGTATATTTGGCAAAGTTATTACACTTTTGTGCCTAGTATGAGATCAGAAGATTAAaaatggttttctgtctgtgcacCTGATTAcctggtttttagtttgataaaaggaaaaatgtttctAGTGTTTATGGTAACCAAGAGTGGCATCTCATTTATCTCTCAGCAGCAGCGCTAAAAAGATATATACAACGTGTCAAGCAGTTATTTTAATGAGGTCGTTACATGCTAAAAGAGCACAATTATTTTCTCTTGTTTGACGTAGGTGTGTGGGAGATTGACCCACGCTACCTCACCTTCATCAAGGAGTTGGGATCTGGACAATTTGGAGTGGTGAAGTATGGGAAGTGGCAGGGACAGCATGATGTGGccattaaaatgattaaagagGGCTCCATGTCAGAAGATGATTTCATAGAAGAAGCAAAAATCATGATGTAAGCACAACTAAATGATAATTGCTGAATGTCTAACTCACTCTAAGATGAGTCTGTTTGTGCACAAGACTCATAAAACTGATCTGTCATACTGGGAATGGTAGTTCCTTTAATGTCTTTGAGGAAACCCAGCTCACAGTGCTTAagttccttcttctttttgctcAAACAAGGAAGCTTCGCCATGAGAACCTTGTCCAGCTCTATGGCGTGTGCACCAAACAAAGGCCTATTTATATAGTGACCGAGTACCTTGCAAACGGCTGCCTCCTCACATACCTCAAGGAGGGCCTGAAGCAGCACCCAACAAGCATCCAGCTGCTAGAGATGTGTAAAGATGTCGCTGAGGGCATGGCCTACCTCGAGTCACACCAGTACATCCACAGAGACCTGGTGAGAGACAATGATCCACTGTGTCAaagcttaaaaaagaaaaatcctgttTGCTACCCAAAGATAACGCTGAAGGTTTAATGATTATTCCTGAACCAAAAGCATTGTTTGTTTTATCTCCAGGCTGCCAGGAACTGTTTAGTAGATGGAAATGGCACTGTCAAAGTGACTGACTTTGGGCTATCAAGGTAAAACACTTTACATAAGTTGCAAAAAGAACAAGACACACTGGTACATCATCAGCATAATATTAAAATCCTCTTCCTCCAAACCTTCCAGGTATGTTTTAGATGATGAATACACAAGCTCGGTTGGCTCAAAGTTCCCTGTCCGCTGGTCGCCACCCGAAGTCCTTCTTTACTGCAAATTCAGCAGTAAGTCTGACATCTGGGCATATGGTAAgtaatatactgtatatatttttactgttttattgatgTACTTCAAAGTGAGTGGACACAGAAACTtcagtattaaaaataataaaggtgCAAATGATTTAATAGGTTAATTAATAATTACTCTACtgtataaaaacagttttggtGAATACATAGGGAAAATAAACGTGCTAACAAAAGTATTCTTTAAAATTGTAATTAAATAGTTAAATGGAAAACTAAATACATACATCGGGAATTTATATTACAATTAATGCATTAATaccttcatttaaaaatatatatttttatgcatgtaatgttttattgttctgtTGATATCTATTTTTgacctttatattttgttttgttttgtttgctcaaaTTGCATAAAAGCATAATGATTTTAAATTCTAACCATTTATATAATCCATTAGGGGTTTTAATGTGGGAGGTGTACACTCTGGGACGGCTTCCTTATGAGCGCCTCAACAACACGGAAATAGTGGACCAGGTGTCCCGGGGCCTGCGCCTCTTTCGCCCCCAGTTGGCCAACGAAAGAGTTTACAGCATTATGTCAAGCTGCTGGCTTGATGTAAGTgaattttcatattttattgcaACTCTCGGTTGAGTTGACATTTAATATTGGCCCTAATCCTAGAGGTTTCCTTTGCTGTTCCTTTCAGAAAGCAGAGGAGAGACCAAACTTTCAGGAGCTGGCGCTGACTGTTCAGGATCTGCTATATGAGCTCCAGTAGGACTCCGAATAATGTATCAGCACAAAACATCGACAGTTCACTCAGAAGCCCACAGAGTCGTATCTTCAGATGCCCCTGGAAAGATAACAGTCAGTGAAAGTAACAGCACAGCGAAGTCCTCTGAAATGTGAATATGTGTACTGTGAATATCACTGTTGCTCACTGATTATACTATCCTTTCCATCCCATAAGTAGAAGTACATTCCTATAGAGTAGCATTTCAATTGtgtacattttattaaagagcACCGGATTGAGTTTGTATGTATGTAGTGAattttgtgaaatatttgtTGAATGTGTAAACATCTTTGCATGTCTAAACAAGCTTTGTACGCGCATATGTATTGCACAAATAAAAGCCAAGTATACC
It encodes:
- the btk gene encoding tyrosine-protein kinase BTK; this translates as MSDSILEEVFIKRSQQKKKTSPLNYKERMFVLTAEKISYYDFDTDKMKRKGLKGSVDLEKIKCVEIVQPEPNAPQERMYPFQVIYDEGPLYIFSKTEDTRVVWIKKLKELVRFNSDLTQKYHPCFWVDGVWLCCHQEVKQAMGCKVLDSKNGVTSQLSRRSTRKPLPPTPAEKKPTRPLPPQPPDPPASSAGMTVVAEYSYTPMTPQDLELRKDEEYTILEKSDANWWRARDKYGKEGYIPSNYVVEAEDGLERFDWYCKNMNRSQAEKLLKAENKDGGFLVRDSSKAGKYTVSLLTRGGGEAVGSCRHYNICTTQQSQYYLAEKHNFNTIAELINYHQHNAAGMVSRLKHIVSNRARPPSTAGLGYGVWEIDPRYLTFIKELGSGQFGVVKYGKWQGQHDVAIKMIKEGSMSEDDFIEEAKIMMKLRHENLVQLYGVCTKQRPIYIVTEYLANGCLLTYLKEGLKQHPTSIQLLEMCKDVAEGMAYLESHQYIHRDLAARNCLVDGNGTVKVTDFGLSRYVLDDEYTSSVGSKFPVRWSPPEVLLYCKFSSKSDIWAYGVLMWEVYTLGRLPYERLNNTEIVDQVSRGLRLFRPQLANERVYSIMSSCWLDKAEERPNFQELALTVQDLLYELQ